The proteins below are encoded in one region of Gemmatimonadota bacterium:
- a CDS encoding adenylate kinase — translation MRLILLGVPGAGKGEQATRLSGKFSIPHVSTGDLLRREMEEETEVGRRISEFVNRGELVSDAVTQAILENRLREADCADGFILDGFPRNLNQADFLQAALERMSAPVDVVLNIEVPDGTVIDRLAMRNRLDDAPETIRHRLKVYRKVTAPLVDYYDRAGILKRIDGDGTPEEVTQRILTCLVRNA, via the coding sequence ATGCGACTGATACTACTCGGAGTGCCGGGGGCGGGAAAAGGCGAGCAGGCAACGAGGCTGTCGGGGAAATTCAGCATTCCGCACGTTTCAACAGGCGACCTGTTGCGACGGGAGATGGAGGAAGAAACCGAGGTCGGGCGCAGGATATCGGAGTTCGTGAACCGGGGCGAACTGGTTTCCGATGCCGTGACGCAGGCCATACTGGAAAACCGATTGCGTGAAGCCGATTGCGCGGACGGGTTCATCCTGGACGGCTTTCCGCGGAACCTGAACCAGGCCGACTTCCTGCAAGCGGCACTGGAGCGCATGAGCGCCCCCGTGGACGTGGTGCTCAACATCGAGGTGCCCGACGGTACGGTGATCGACCGCCTGGCCATGAGGAATCGGTTGGATGACGCGCCGGAGACCATACGACACCGGTTGAAAGTCTACCGGAAGGTTACGGCGCCGCTCGTCGATTACTACGACAGGGCGGGCATTCTGAAGCGGATTGACGGCGATGGTACGCCGGAGGAAGTAACGCAACGCATACTGACGTGCCTGGTCCGGAACGCGTAA
- the infA gene encoding translation initiation factor IF-1 — protein sequence MPKEPPVQVEGTVVEPLPNASFRVELENGHRVLAHISGKVRMNFIKILPGDKVMVELSPYDLTRGRITYRYK from the coding sequence ATGCCGAAAGAACCCCCGGTACAGGTGGAAGGTACGGTGGTGGAGCCTTTGCCCAATGCGTCGTTTCGCGTTGAACTGGAAAACGGCCACCGGGTCCTGGCCCATATATCCGGCAAAGTACGCATGAACTTCATAAAGATCCTGCCGGGCGACAAGGTCATGGTGGAACTGTCGCCTTACGATCTGACACGCGGACGGATTACCTATCGTTACAAGTAA